One region of Eulemur rufifrons isolate Redbay chromosome 1, OSU_ERuf_1, whole genome shotgun sequence genomic DNA includes:
- the CATIP gene encoding ciliogenesis-associated TTC17-interacting protein produces the protein MSSRAYSTDPKAKDPPPPSPEHLPLPEASAEAIDFLSSLQPEELQMLFFSETLDMISDTGEPQGELTIEVERGKYKDEAGAMSFCPFVHAFSRGFLDKILYGNSVLGYLSWHLEAREQHSHEFIKFLILPLERKISLLKQNDQLAMTRSIKEGEEVKTGVTFFPWHSIKGFISEAANLVLLRVMAWRRMVPSNARFLALDTEGNLCHSTYQALGFQTIQVGHQQAEVFIVEQTVHSEKGIPMSCQYYLLPDGHLAKRIQVGSPGCCLITKMPVMREEDEIEPRPVFEKKPLVWEEDMELYSKFLDRKEELRLGHTSYLRQHPEAQALISDFLLFLLLRQPEDVVTFAAEFFGPYASQCPPIPALRSSHRPSPFRRLYLELDPSFWED, from the exons ATGTCCTCCCGAGCTTACTCCACAG ACCCCAAAGCCAAGGACCCCCCGCCCCCAAGCCCCGAGCATCTGCCACTCCCAGAGGCCAGTGCTGAAGCCATCGACTTCCTCAGCTCCCTCC AGCCAGAGGAGCTGCAGATGCTGTTCTTCTCCGAGACTCTGGACATGATCTCAGACACAGGGGAGCCTCAGGGAGAGCTGACCATTGAGGTGGAGCGAGGGAAGTACAAAGACGAAGCTGGTGCCATGTCATTCTGCCCCTTCGTGCATGCCTTTAGCCGTGGCTTCTTGGACAAAATACTCTACGGAAACTCCGTACTGG GCTATCTCTCCTGGCATTTGGAGGCCAGAGAACAACACAGTCATGAGTTCATCAAG TTCCTCATCTTGCCCCTGGAGCGGAAGATAAGTTTGCTGAAGCAGAATGACCAGCTGGCCATGACCAGAAGTATCAAGGAGGGTGAG GAAGTGAAGACTGGAGTGACTTTTTTCCCCTGGCACTCAATTAAGGGCTTCATCTCCGAGGCTGCCAACCTGGTGCTGCTGAGGGTGATGGCCTGGCGGCGGATGGTGCCCAGCAATGCCCGCTTCCTGGCCTTGGACACCGAGGGCAACCTCTGCCATTCCACCTAC CAAGCCCTGGGCTTCCAGACGATCCAGGTGGGCCATCAGCAGGCTGAAGTGTTCATCGTGGAGCAGACTGTGCACTCGGAGAAGGGCATCCCCATGTCCTGCCAGTACTACCTGCTGCCCGATGG GCACCTGGCCAAGAGAATCCAGGTGGGCTCCCCAGGGTGCTGCCTCATCACCAAGATGCCCGTAATGAGAGAGGAGG ATGAGATTGAGCCTCGCCCAGTGTTTGAGAAGAAGCCGCTGGTGTGGGAGGAGGACATGGAGCTCTACTCCAAGTTCCTGGACAGGAAG GAGGAGCTCCGACTGGGCCACACCAGCTATCTGCGGCAGCACCCCGAAGCCCAGGCGCTCATCTCCGACTTCCTGCTCTTCCTGCTGCTGCGCCAGCCCGAGGACGTGGTCACTTTCGCTGCCGAGTTCTTCGGCCCCTACGCATCGCAGTGCCCGCCGATCCCCGCCTTGCGCTCTTCCCACCGACCCAGCCCTTTCCGCAGACTGTACCTAGAGCTCGACCCCAGCTTCTGGGAGGACTAG